From the Lathyrus oleraceus cultivar Zhongwan6 chromosome 3, CAAS_Psat_ZW6_1.0, whole genome shotgun sequence genome, the window tttttttttcttctttattAGACAATGGCAACATCTTTTGCACCATCCCAAAATTCTGCATCTGTTGCTTCTTGTGGCCAAATCTTCAAACCAACCGGTAGTAATGTTGACGTAGTATGACAATATAACCATTGGAAGGATATAAATAACAAGAAAAAGGTGACATGTGATTTCTGTGGTCTTACATATAGTGGAGGAATAAGTAGAGCAAGAAGACATCAACTAGGTTGGTGGGAGAGATGGGAGAGATGGGAGAGATGGGAGAAGATGGTGAACCTATTTAAGAAGACTTGGTACATGAAAATGATGATTTAACTTGGTCTCAAGTTGCCGATGCAAGTGGGGTTAATGAACCTTTAATCTACACTAGGAGGTCAAGGCAACTTGAAGTTGCAAGTACATCTAGGGCAAGAATAGCACAACAAGTGGTGGTagaagatgttgaagaagatgaagaattggaaaatgatgaagatgaagaattggaaaatgatgaagatgaagaattGGAGGAATATTTTGAGGAATGAGGCCTCTTTGATGATGAGCTATGATTTCTATGTTTGTTTGAATTTTCATATAATAGTACTAAGTTTAAATTTTAAGATGTGatgttttgaatttgattaagagTTTTTCTATAATGTTTTGAATCTTGATTCTTTGACATTTGATTTTATAAATCTTTTATGAGTAAATCTTTTATGAGTGTTGTGTTTTTTTTGTTTAGTTTTACATTAAGTATATGTCATATGATTTCTAGATTATTATATAATTATTTGTACAAAAAGCTATCCCGCTATCCGCTATCCCATTTTTAGAGTCGGCCGCTCCGCTCTGCTATCCGGGATTAATAACTCTGCTTGAATTTTCAATTTGACGAAGAGAGAAAATAGTGTTTAAAATTTTCTGTGTTTTCTATAGGAGAATAGTATTCAAAATTTTAGAAAGTTATCCATAACCAATTGCTCCCGAAGCAACCTTGCAAGGAACACTTCGTATGATGTCTGTCTTCtgttattatttatttattaagTAAAAAATAGTTACAAAAGACAGAAAATGTCAACCATAGTACATACCTTGGTGCCTGTTCAGTGTTCTTCAAAAGCGTGTGTGACTTGAAAGACCACTTTGCAGGCTAACATCCAGGAAAAAAAAACATGTCTGAAATTAGCCTTCACAATATAAAAATCAGGCTTTACAACATCTTTTAAGTTTGCACAAGTTAAGAACTATACTCAGTTACTCTTAAGAACGTGGACAAGTTGTCGCATGATAATTAAACCAACCAGAACATGTATATTGAATACTCAGGTAGACCAAGTTTATAGAAGGGTTCATTGCACAAAAAATTTACTCTTTAAAACAAAGCATGAATTGGATCCAGTAATATATGTTAACAAGGTAACTCTTCTTCAGTCTAAACTTCCACCCCACCTGCCAGTTTCGGATCTAATCACATCATCTCTCAAGGAATTGAAGGTCGTAAAACAACCCTTCATAATGCTGACATACTGCAAACATTCTAGAAGCTTCAAACAAATGACTGTATGTATGGATGAAGCAAATATAACTTTGGATAACTTTTGTATTTATATCAATTTTGAAGGTTATGGAAAGATAGTAATATCAAATATCACCTTGTGCAAACAAGAAAGACATTAAGAAGATGAGAACATAGATGACACCCAAATATGTCGAAAAGTTTTGAAGTTGAGCCTTATTCAATTAACAATACAAGAAATGAGTGCAGCTGCCCAAAGAAAATATAACTTACAAGCTTCAGTTGCCGGGGATAAGGGCAAGCCCCAGGAGCACCATAATTGACAGCCAAGATGTTAACACCTTCCTGAAACAGACAAAAGGAAAGACAGAGATTCGGTAAGATTAAAAAAAGAACTCAAGCCGTGGAATCAACCTCTTGCAAATGCAAGGTAAGACTGTACAGTAGATCCGTAATGGGATTTTCTTGCCTAGACTTGGTAAGGCAAGAGCTTTTTACATTATTGAGTTGCCATTTTATGAAAAGGCAAGAGCTTTATAGTACCAAGTTGCCATTTTATGAAAAGGCAAGAGCTTTATAGTACCAAGTTGCCATTTTATGAAAAGGCAAAATGCTAACAATTTTTGCATAATCACTTGTAACTTACAGTTTATGGTTTAGTTATTGTCGGATCCGGTTTATTGTTTTAGTTACTGTCGGAGCGAGCTAATAATTTTAAATTTCTTTGAAAAAAAATTTAGTTAGAATTGAAAAATTGCAAGCATTAAACACAAAGCAGAGCATTTTTAAGTTTCAGATGTCTCAAATGGTAAACTTATAGTATTGAGTTGCCATTTTATGAAAAGGCAAGAGCTTCATAGTACCAAGTTGCCATTTTATGAAAAGGCAAAATGCTAACAATTTTTGCATAATCACTTGTAACTTACAGTTTATGGTTTAGCTATTGTCGGAGCCGGTTTATAGTTTTAGTTACTGTCGGAGCGGGCTAATAATTTTaaatttctttgaaattttttttaGTTAGAATTGAAAAAGTACGAGCATTAAACACAAAGCAGGGCATTTTTAAGTTTCAGATGTCTCAAATGGCATGTGGTCTATACTCGTTGAATAGTTAAATATGTTATTCCTTGGGATGTAAACTTATGGTGTACTACTAAGGCCCTCATCAACGAGACTCGTGAAAAACTATTAGATTATTAAAACCCATTTTATTTACctttttttcaaaataaactGTAACTAAAAAAAAACTACAGCTATTGAATAGTTGAAAATAAACCTAGTTGTGGTCCAAGATTTCCATTTTTTCTTTAATATAAAATTTGAGGGGAAAACCCATTATGTGTAAAAAGGGCACTTGTGTTGGTCAAGGGGTGAGTACTTCTATATGCACACAGCTTGGCTAAACAACATTATTGATTAAAAGACGTTTCGTAAGGTAGCAAAAGCAGCTGTTGGTGAATCAAAAGGGTTCGGAAATGAGGGAAAAACATATATACAAGCTTTCGAACAGCAGGACGAATAAAGAATGAAGATAGAAAAGTCTGGACCACTGGGAAAAACATTGAGAATGGATCAAGGAGCTACTTCTACTAGTTATTCACTGAAAGGTATGCAAGATGAACAAACTAGGAGAGTTTAAACCACTGAAGAGGCTGGTAAAAACTATGTTTTTATTGCTGATTCAATAAATTAAGGTAAATGAAGCACTAAAACAAGATTGAAAACAGTAAAGATAGTTTGAAGAGAACATCAAGAGAAGCCGTTATGAAATACCCTACTCAATGGATTTGTCCTGCTAAAATGGATTTTGGTTGAGCTCAACAGATTATCTGATTTTATCCATGTATTTTTTGTTGTTGCCGTTAAATAAACACAAACACAGCTGTGTAATGCACATCAATTATGAATTATCCCATACAAAACCAGCTACAATTTGCAACTACTTTTACCCATTTCCATCAAACTGTTGAGACTTAAGACTGGTTTTCCAATGACACAAGAGAATATATGACAAGCCCTATCATGTATCAAAATTTTAACTGAGTGGAGAAGAAGTTATTTTTGCAGATATAAGAGCATAAATACATCATAAAAAGCATATTTCATTATATACAAATGTAAATTACCGTGTTTATTACAAAGTGTTCCTCCAAACCATCCCCTGTAAGACATCTCTGGATTCAGAAAAGTAGAACAGTCAGTTCTAATTGGAGACAGCAGTGTAAACAATAACCACAACACCAAATAAAAGAGCCGCAACTATAAAATTAGTGGCCAAAGCAGTAACACCATTACAAGGATTCAAGCTACGGCAATACATAAATAGAAAGATAGCcaagaaaaaataaaagagaagaaactgaTTATTGATATCATTCAGTATCATAAGATGAGTACAGAACAAACCAACAGATGAATAATCAATTTGAGTGAGAAAAAAATAACTTAAAACATTTTGATTCATACACATACTACGAATTGGACAAGAACTGGATTCAAATTAACACTTACAGCTTTCACTGAAGAAACAATATATTCCCTGCCTGGAGGGTTTAAAACATTGGATGGCAGTCTAATCCTATAGAAATCATCTCCTTTCAACAGCTCCTGTAATGATAAAACAGTGTCAAATCTAAGTGCTAACAACTCAAACACATTAACAAACTACAAAACAGTTCCAAGGGAAACAGATAATAGTTACTTGAAATTTATTCTTCTCATCATCAGTGAAAGAATCTCGCGAAAACCGCAGCTTCGTCAGTGTCTGCCATTGATCAAAATTGATTTTCAGTACAACAGCATATAATTTTATTAATTCAATCGAACACAGCACAATAAGTTGAAGTAGAAGTAGATTCTAAATCGATTACTTGCAGGATTGACATAGAAGTAGATTCAAAATCAATTAACGATTTGTTATACTAGGTTTGAAAACTATCAACGATGAATAAAGGTTGAGGAAGATGAAGGAACCTGTGCACCGTGACTCCATGTTTTGAGACGAGCGGAGAAGTTACCGGCTTCGTAGAAATCAGAATCTCCGAAAGCGTGTTCAAGTGTGAACTGGATCTTGGAATCGGAAGCGGAGTCTGGAATCCTCTTGCGAGTGGGGAtagtggtggtggtggtggtggcgGTGTTAGGGGATGGACGGGATTGAGGGCGTCCACCTTCGAGACCGAATTCTTCGTCGTCGAGGAGAAGCTCGTCGGATTGGAAAGCTGGTGAGAGAGAGATGAAGCAGGTAAGAAATAAAGTAACCGCCAGAATCAAGCGGAGTACAGTCATTATTGTCTCAGCGCGGCGGAGCAACCGAGTCTGCTTTCTCAGTAATTATGTTTACTTTGTTTTTATTGGACTTGCTCACGCTTGGATCGGGATCCAGGAGTGCTCCTCCGGCACAATTATATTCCCTAGCATCCTATTTTTTTTCTTAGTAATAGGTTTTATTTAGTACACTAATTTGTTATTAAGATTGATATTAGGATTTTTTACCAATATACCCCACATTTTCAATTaatttcccaaaataacccaggtttcaaaaaatttcccaatctaccccagttttagagggaggcgccaattggattggcgcccccttttaaaaattacaaggaggcgccaattggattggctagggcacctgccctagccaatccaattggcgcctgtgtgtattttttaagagggggcgccaatccaattggcgactcccttaaaaaagcctcaaatgaaaaatccttcaacatgaaagttgtagatcttttcatgacaatgaatttggatataaattttgcatcatttggattttttatgagaaagttatgggcagttgaagttggacttctgagtttttcaactgtaatctgacctataatgtcttgcattatttcatgtgtttcttttagagttatgaaattttgtccaacataacatttgaagtagacatattaaattttccaatgcacttggtcccacctcaaaataattaaaaatgagtgaggtaggtccttgcgaacttgacccaaaattagggtttcaactgtaatctgacctataatgtcttgcattatttcatgtgtttcttttagagttatgaaattttgtccaacataacatttgaagtagacatcttaaattttctaatgcacttggtcccacctcaaaataattaaaaatgagtgagttaggtccctgcgaagttgacctaaaattagggtttctgtcaaaatgatctataatgttttgaaatgaatgatgagcttccaagtttcaaatggatttttgatgaacatgaaagttgctcatatggcgactgttgttaaaacttgaatggaggcgccagttggattggctagggtaggtgccctaggctagggtaggttccctagccaatccaactggcgcccatgtgtatgttttaaaaggaggcgccaactcaattggcgagtccctcataaaatgccttttttgtcttataaatagatgcgttgtgtgacctattgttccacaactcatataatcatttgcctatcatgtttggtgttcgtcgccgatacggtaaggtgatttatgcgagagacaaacctcaattgctgatgctgttttggaacatcaccacgttagatcaactgaagagggagctggttcgatggttatacgggaaaataccagaaggggaaaaaatcagaagtattgagagacttgacagtatctttggttgggtgcgaatgaagactgataaggatgctagggaaatgatgtttggtcgagacgacattaatttgattgttgtaatcagttagaattatttatgttttcagatgttttgtactgatgttggttatgaaactcgttgtaacaagaacttaatgatatatattgattgattgttacagaaatacaatgtttTAAAAAGCATAAGAGCaagataaaatgttacaaaaagcttaaggtctagataaaatgttacaaaaatcttaagatctagatgatgctccttgattgggacagttatttttgttgtgtcctggttgtcgacagatactacataatcttatcattttatctgtggaatccatctctgttctgatacgtgtgctgtttggccttcctttcttctttctacgcatctcttcgttgtgccaaacaatgtctccttcatatggaggccagtaatcctccattggtagtactgaaaagctttgactatatacgttcatgatggtgtttgccttgtacacatcagataaatgggtgtaagcgtcttgacgagtataagcgcatgctgcaatgacatgggagcaaggtatgcggaaggcctgaaattttccacaatcgcaccaacttctgtgtagtttAACCGCGTAGGCTAAGTTTGGTCTCCAGTcgctgttgcccattgtttcctggacgctgaaattttgtctttgacggtcaaacactgttacagcgtgtgttGTAGCTctgatgctctcctctttcatgaccttcatgcaacactcactgaatacttgtccagacattaacactgcactccatctttcacctctggttgcgaacatagaagccaacctataataggttgatcttaccaaggcggttatcggcaggtttcgaattcctttgaaaaccccgttcatgcattccacaatgtttgttgtcatgtggccccatcgacgaccaccgtcaaatgctcttgtccactgctcaactgggatgttatttatccatctccccgcgtcttcattagacagacgaatctcatcacgataatattgaaaagacggttgagttaaagcatacccagcattcaccaccttcttgcgaagattcttatcttttatagcacgcatgaagttttgtgcaatgtgtctgatacagtagacatgtgtagaaggaggatcatgccatccgttgtcatggttgttgtaggcactttcgatggcagcatgtctatcagaaatcaaacatagattggcttgtggagcgacatgcgttctgagatgtcgaagaaagaaaccccatccaccagccgtttcaccttcaacaagagcaaaggcaatgggaaatacattgttgttaccgtcttgtgcaactgccatgagcaacgTACCCTTATATTTTCCGTATAGCCAAGTACCATCAATTTGtaggagaggtttgcagaaagcgaaacctctgatgcacgggtcaaatgcccaaaagagacggtgaaatattctattacctgtagcacaggttccgtctggcatcattgctggcactgtctccagaattgccacagttcctgggacataagtttttagtgcccataaaaaccgtggtaattccttgaatgagtcctcccagtttccgaaaacctgctcaacagcctttgtcctcgcaatccatgctttcttgtaagatggagtataattatatgttgttcggatatgggatataattatactcaccttcactgatgggtctttatttaccaatggcagaatgtctcgacatatcaaagttgtgctcagtttacggtgatcttgttcaaccgttgttgcgacgcaactgtgtggtgggtctattgaagcgatctcccaagagtcatttttcttcttgtaagatgcagccaaacgaaatttacaaagcatgttacgacattcgataacataccttctagaatcagtgcgtttcaccgtaaagtcagcaaagttgttcatgtggtattttttgattgccaagacacattcctctttggtacgaaacatgtctcccacctttaattcgcctactggtctcggatacggattatagaagacactgtcggacatTTCATCGTCATTAAGAaccatatttgtcatatgttgaggaggaatataggcatgagtaggaggtattggtggtggttgagcctcatcttcatcgtcgttattcaggatgtgatcaacctgtatctcagtctcctcttcttcttcatcaataacgtcgacctctacttctgcttctgggttgagttcatctgaccattgtgcatcatctgcaacatctccaccagctggatcctgatctgttagttgagactgttgagacggtatacatggctgtagagtaatgtacaactcgatacaatccatgcctgaatgttcatgactaagaaacatgctttcaacatcttcatcgtctcgtatctttagggggaaaaacttgcattgaccattctcaaaaaatataggattctgatatgtcatctttgacacaTTACCTGATGCTATgaaggattgtattctttttttgaaatgcaaaaaggttgcatttctcttcatcgtcactctaatggtatcagtgtttttaaaacaaaaaccatgaatctcagactcaaaagtttcaccgttgcagtgaacgttgatactgtataatgatgaagatgacattttggagatgaaaactattttgcaagtgcagatgaatgtgagtgaagatgcTAGGTATTTTGCAGATGATAAGTAttaatgtgagtgaagatgaatgtgagtgaagatgaaaaggattttgcaagtgcagatgaatatgatagtaagacacttaaatagatggtatcagtgtctcacattgaagcaagtctgagataccgtgtcaagcatgcaagtaatttcatagatgaggtgtctgtcatgcaatacagtgtgacttgatgtgtcaagcatgctagacagaagtgagtattcagcatgcaggatagtagagagccacgtgtctgagttgatgtgtcaatcctgcaagacagtgtgagttgatgtgtcagccaggcaaggtagtcaagagttgatgtgtctgtcatgcaagacagaagtgagtattcaACATGCAGGATAGtagagagccacgtgtctgagatgatgtgtcaatcctgcaacacagtgtgagttgatgtgtcagccaggcaaggtagtcaagagttgatgtgtctgtcatgcaagacagaagtgagtattcagcatgcaggatagtagagagccacgtgtctgagatgatgtgtcaatcctgcaacacagtgtgagttgatgtgtcagccAGACAAGGTAGTCaagagttgatgtgtctgtcatgcaagacagaagtgagtattcagcatgcaggatagtagagagccacgtgtctgagatgatgtgtcaatcctgcaagacagtgtgagttgatgtgtcagccaggcaagctatcaagaaggtagtcatcagcataaaggagacaagacagacacgtgtcggacacctaagatggtcagagatgacatgtcaatcatgcaagccaaCCATAAGTGTtttgttcagcatgcaggagacaacaatgccaagtgtcagacatgcagaaggtggcgccaattggtttggcgcctaccTTTAGGGCTTGTACATGGgcgccaaatgaggtggagacaccatgtagtcagtcctcgaaaccatgcattcagaactagccttgcatgcatgtaccctatggtgtcgccaatttgaatggcgcctACCTTTAGGGCTTGTACATGGgcgccaaatgaggtggagacaccatgcaaacacatttTTTCATGCActcatccatttgcctataaattgatccactccttcaacaattcttccacaccaacattctcactacctcatctacatttctcactacttcatctccattacttcttttacaatttcatcttcaacaaaatcttccattttcatctacaccaactccccaacaatatgtctttactcacaatgggcgaggcacacagaggaacagttgcaaacatcgcgacatacgtaagtattttcttatacttcttttttatgtttcatctccaccaaccccattttattttgaaataccgacttagtcaagtgttacattatttctattataggatgtctcaaggtttcgcactcgagtccacgaatttgtccacatggacccgatgattcaaccttatgttgaacttgccggttttggtcaccttagcaaaattatgtcttggtctatagataacaaattcattctcgccttatgcgaaagatggaggccagagacacacacattttggtttccaaccggtgagtgtaccgtgacgttagaagacgtctacatgcttttaggactacgaattgaaggcaaagctgttaatggtaagaccaactttccaaattcaatttgcatggagcttttaaacgttgatttgttagatgataatgctaggggacaaggtatactactttcacgcctaaagtcatattataataatttttatttagatgagcattctaccgaagaaGCTCGAATCATtaaaactaggtgttacattatgttgttactaggatcctttttatttcccgaaggtagtggttctagcatgcatattatgtacttacctttacttagacatatagatagaataggtagttatagttggggatccgcatgtctagcctatctctatagttctttgtgcaaaaactgccacaaagatacttctacattttctggatgtgctgttttactacaagcatggggatggtcaagactaccgtctctagcaccggtcaatagcaaccccttcacttttccatatgcaaaaaagtaagttgtttaaattgctatatctttacttccttccttacagtttattacccataactaatttattttaactttttggtgtagatggtcggcacgcggtatgaattacagcagatgtccgagacactgtattactcaatatcgcaacctgttggatcaccttcgaccggcagacgtaagcaaaataattacattatttcttcatattatattgactttttcttcattcatttaaatcctattctctttaacatttcagttcatttggcgtccataccttaatatggatcatgagcatcagatcaaccctgaagacgcagccgtatggacaacatgcacaccaataatacggttcacaacagtggagctgcacaacaccgatcgtgtgaagctgcagtttggtatggtccagaatatcccagatcccccagctagcctaggagaatggcatatgcgtaaagtgaacgaccaatggaacttcaacccttggcaacaattcgcaagatcagagtgtcgcaagtggaagcaccgtcatgaccatgtcttaactgacgcagtcatgccaaatgaggtaaaaccaagtcgtacttatatggcttggtatagatcagttggatttcaattcatcgccgatgatatgtacctctacgacccacgccagacaacttacacacaagaagcctcaacatctaacccccaacaacattctcagcccaattactcacaaccacctacccgacaaactttccgttccacaaacacacaaacatacaaccaaaacatgccattcacccaaccccaaaaccaagaacatcccccataccaccaccaacaaatggaccatcaaccttcgaccgaacatcgcttcgcacccacaccatcaccctaccaaagtcgccttacccaaaacactaaccgccccatcacctaccgtagccaagaaccccaaacatcacaataccaaaacatcccacaaccatatctcttccaaacaccccaacaacctttccaacctttcctagacccatcattgtcacccatgtcccccttcaaccgtcctggtcgcccatccatgagtcaaccacaccccaacttctctggcatgggtcatgagctcagctacgccggtacaccatcattgaatactgaagactatgctgagttggctgaatacctcaacggatcttctcctgtaggcggtaatgacgctcctggaccatcagatgaacaaacaccggttcagaatcgtcaacgtgggttagggccaagggttaggatagctaggggatgtgggaccggaggtcggttaggtgatcccggtcatcaccattaggattcattgtgtaaaatccaaattttattaatatcaattcgtattatgtcaaatttatctttgtgtattCTCCAAACATTAAGtttctttcataattctaaaataaacacatatcataaaacaaaaatttataggtcaaaaaccctaattcaaggacttgttattgttatgttgaagggcttgaagttggtcccttttggcaaaattcacatacacttgttttgacagaaaccctaattttaggtcaagttcgcagggacataactcactcatttttaattatttcgaggtgggaccaagtgcattggaaaatttaatatgtctacttcaaatgttatgttggacaaaaattcatattcctaaaagaaacacatgcaataatacaaaacattatgactcagataacagttataatgtcaaagagtccaagttcaggtgcccatacctttctcataaaagctgcaaatgatgcaaacctttagtccaaattcattatcttgaaaagatatacaacttttatgttgaaggttttgtcatttgaggcttttatcattcatactaaaaggcttgaagttggtcccttttggcaaagttcacatacacttgttttgacagaaaccctaattttgggtcaagttcgcagggatataactcactcattt encodes:
- the LOC127126953 gene encoding uncharacterized protein LOC127126953, whose protein sequence is MTVLRLILAVTLFLTCFISLSPAFQSDELLLDDEEFGLEGGRPQSRPSPNTATTTTTTIPTRKRIPDSASDSKIQFTLEHAFGDSDFYEAGNFSARLKTWSHGAQTLTKLRFSRDSFTDDEKNKFQELLKGDDFYRIRLPSNVLNPPGREYIVSSVKARCLTGDGLEEHFVINTEGVNILAVNYGAPGACPYPRQLKLPAKWSFKSHTLLKNTEQAPRTPIFTEEVFGGEGIEGEIVQPIERSFWAKYWMYLIPLGLIVMNAITQAANMPEEQAGGQAGAPPQPGTAVQRGTNSGVRRR
- the LOC127126954 gene encoding altered inheritance of mitochondria protein 3-like; its protein translation is MNYSRCPRHCITQYRNLLDHLRPADFIWRPYLNMDHEHQINPEDAAVWTTCTPIIRFTTVELHNTDRVKLQFGMVQNIPDPPASLGEWHMRKVNDQWNFNPWQQFARSECRKWKHRHDHVLTDAVMPNEVKPSRTYMAWYRSVGFQFIADDMYLYDPRQTTYTQEASTSNPQQHSQPNYSQPPTRQTFRSTNTQTYNQNMPFTQPQNQEHPPYHHQQMDHQPSTEHRFAPTPSPYQSRLTQNTNRPITYRSQEPQTSQYQNIPQPYLFQTPQQPFQPFLDPSLSPMSPFNRPGRPSMSQPHPNFSGMGHELSYAGTPSLNTEDYAELAEYLNGSSPVGGNDAPGPSDEQTPVQNRQRGLGPRVRIARGCGTGGRLGDPGHHH